From Brassica rapa cultivar Chiifu-401-42 chromosome A06, CAAS_Brap_v3.01, whole genome shotgun sequence:
CTAATTAAATCCCATAAGAAGAGAAACTAAAACCCATAAGAAGGGACCCTTAAACCCACACACGGGGAACATAAACAACCAGGCAAATTTCAAAACTTAAATCCCCACATTACTGAGAGCTCAAAGGAGAGGACGGAAGAGATAGTAACCATGAACCTTAGAACCATCGGAAGCTTACAAGGAGACAGCCAAACGAAACAAGGATGGGCCTCCAATAAGGACAGACCACCAACACTTGAGAGCTTGACAACTAAACCAAAGAACAGAAACAGGTCCACCCGCCACACACAGCAGGACAGAGTACAACACACCTTAAATCAGACTTTTTCACCGGAAAGAAGCCAGTAGCAACCAAAGTATCCTCGGGACGCTTCACCGTTGCAGAAAAACCTCAAAGACACATACCATTCCGCACCAAACTTATTTTGTaattgcttatgtaaaaaaaaaaaaataattgcttATGTAACTTTAAACCAGCTTTCAGAAAACTATTTATGTAACTGTAGTCTATAGTTAAATATCGTGATACTGAATATACATGTATAATCAGTATGGGGCTAGATAAACACAATTCAATAATCCGTTTCATCGTCAACTCGGTCAGTAAAGTTTGGCTTTGAGGACTTAATTTGCTTTTCGATTTGGATTACACTGTTACTATTTGAATATCGCAAGCGCTTTTGTTTTAAGTTGAAAAGTAACTATTTTATACTAATAAAAAGGCATTGCAGACTTGACgaagcttttatttatttattcgaACGCCAACCATTTGTGATCCTAGAAGGCACATAGTAGCAGCCTACCACCATAAGAGAGGTAGATTATAATATACAGGCTTTCGACACGACCTTATCTAGACTACTAGAAACTAATTAAACATAGTAGTAGATTATAACCATACAGATTCGAAAAATTCTTCTAAGGCTGCTGAAAGTTGGTCTCATACCATTGATGCATAGTGGAATTGGTGGAGAAGACGAGAACATTTGCCTATACTCCACGTTTTTAGTCTTTGTTCtccaatatatttatatatatatatatatataatttgctaattaatttattttaggtaTATCTGTTGGGAAAGACGCGGGAAGGAGAAAAGGTGTATGAAACAAAGGAGATTGATGTGTTTCAACGACGACGTGGTCTTCCTTTCTCATCCTTTATATTAAAACTTCACCTCCTCTTCCCATATCATCATCAATATTCTCTCCTCTGTTCTAATTTGGACAAATGGCCACGGTAAGAACAACATCCATCTCCTTGTCTTCATATCTTAAACCTTAAATCGAATTATGATGATGAACAAATATGTTTCTCTAGGGAAACAAAGGAAGACAACTGCCAAAGTTTGGGGAATGGGACGCCACTAATCCAGCCTCAGCACAAGGGTTCACCGTCATCTTCAACCAGGCTCGTGACGACAAGAAGACCAAGAAAACAGCTGTCGCGGGACCTGAGAGTCTGGTTACACCTCCAGTAAACATTGAGCCTCAGCGGAGACACAACCATCATAATAATAAACGTAATCCCCAAATCCAACGAGAAAAGGTACCTTCTTCTTTCCACCCCCAAAACCAAATcttgacaaaaaaagagagtaggCTTCTCACAGATATTagcttcttctctgttttgcagaaGGGATGGCTATGTTTCCGCTAACTCGGTTGAAGAAGTCGATGATAAGGAAGCAGAACCAGTGAGCTGTTGCAAACTTGTCTTCTTCTTGCTTCACTTTTTTTGGgtacataaataaattatattttacattgtTCTTGGTTCGAATATATAAAGATTGAGATATGTCCTTAGTAGTCATGTAATACAAACTGCATAAACGTCATGTTATATGTCTGAATACTCAAGAGCCTGCGTCTCAAACCCCTTTGCGGcaaaaaaacaaacatcaaCTGTCCTCAGGTTCCAAAACTTAAAACTGATCGCAGTTTATGCAGCTATAGTAAAGTTATACGAATAAAGAACCAATGGAAAAAAACAGACAGGCTCCATTTATAACCTCAAGAGGTAGAGGGTGGTGGATAGATTACAAAAGTTCTTTGGTGAAAATCTGTCAAAAGCACCGAGGATAGGCTTGCCGCATAGATATTGTTCAGAGAGTGTAGTTTTTTAACCTAAACGTTTGTtacgaaaattttaaaaaaaaaaaaccaacgaTAAAGACAAAATGTATCAGTTATGTAAGCTCATGAAGCTTGGTGGTCAATTCCAACCGTCACTTTCATTCCCATTAGCACCGACCTGAGGAGGTTCTGCTACAACATGGGAGCTTCCTGTCGAATCCGGGAGCTGGATGGAATGGTCAAACCTACAAGCTGGACCAAATTTGCAGATGCCGTAGCGACTGTAATGTGTACAGATGACTTGATCCTAGATTTCAGTTAAACCAATAAGTCAAATGCAAATTGGTTACAAAGCCTACAACTATCTAAtacaaacacacaagaacagaGATacagaaagacaaaaaaaaaggaaacttacAGGCCTAAGGGGAAGGCCCTTGTCATTGAGAGCGAAAGGAGGCTGTTTCGGCAATCGATTCTTAGGATGATGGTATTTGCAAGTGAACTTGAACTTACAGTCCCCAGTTTTAAGATAATAACTGCAATCAGGCTGGTCGGGACGTTCTGGAAACTCCTCAGCAGGTTTTTGATATTTGTATGGTGTGAAAATACTTGTTTCAGCTGATGAGTTGTTCATAAGGTATGTGGTGGAAGTAGAAAACACACTCCTTTCTGACGGATACATAGTAGTAGCCTAGGCAaatacaaaagatgtttaaaaaatataaacttcaaacattagattattattattattattaagatCCACAACTTACTACCTGATAGCCATTCCACTCGGGAGTTTGGGATGAAGCTCCACGACTCTGAGACAACATTGATGGAATAAAAGGAGCTGTACCATTGGCATGCCTCGGTGAAGACCATGAGGTTGAACTTGGTTGGAATGGGCTTTTGGGGGAAAATGATCCGATGGATCCACCATTGTTACCATGAAAAGACGGAGAGTCGGTTCCTCCAAGAGTTGTGGGATCAGGATGATTAAATTTGCAGTCAGCTCCGAACTTACAGGAGCCATTGCGCATGTAGAAAAGACATTCTATCTCTCCCTGCCAATTTGGGTTGTTGGTTATATAGCATTTGACAAaagttaaataaacaaaaagtgaATTAAAAATGGGGGGAATTACAGGTCGGATGGGAAGGCCGAGGAAGTTAAGCTCAGGTGCAGAGGGTGGAACATCAGAGTTTGGTTTAGTGTGGTTGAATCTACAAGTTAATCCATATTTGCAACCTCCTGTCCTGAAGTAATACTGCAAACCGCATACAAGAACTGAGTATCAGTTTATGCCATGAAGATAATAATTACAAAAGAGAGAGAGCATGGTAACAAGGAACCTTGCAATCCATGAGTCTCATTTTATCAGCATCCTCTTCCTTTTCTCTTACTTTACTCTCCCTAGCAATCTTCAAAACAATGAAAAAcgaaacataattttttaaagaagaaCCCTGAATGTGGTTCCATCATAAGCATATAAAGTTCAGACAGAGCATAAACATTTCTCCTTTGGTCCAGCAACGAAgcacaaattaatatatactactCTATATACACATGTGCCCCTGATTAAAATAAGGATGTTTCTTTATAAGCAAATCTTCTTTTAAGACCATTGAAACACACAATTAAGAACAAATATCTTTGTCAGAAGAATCTCATTCACGTAAATACAAAGCATAGGAGCTTACTAGAAATATCCTAAACCCTGAAACAGGTTCCACCAGAAGCATATACAGCTAAGACAGAACATAAAAGAAAGCTTTCTCCTTTTGGTCCAGCACATAGCACACAGATAGTATAATATAGAACTATCTATACCCATGTGGctgtaattaaaataaacaaacctCCTTCCAtaagattaattaaaaaaaaaaacaatctttcACGTAAAGACAAGACAAAGCATATTCACTTACTTGGATGTTAGTGGGATTTGGAAGAGGGTGGTTGAATTTGCAAGTGGATCCGAATTTGCAGCTCCCAGTTCTCATGTAAAACGCGCAATCCTCTGCTCCTGGCCTCACCGGATACAACGCCTCACTCTCATTCTCGCTCacaccatcttcttcttctttcgaATCATCGCCGCCGCCAGGGACACTCATCATCTTCTCTTCATCCAGACCCACATTCTTTAACTCCTTACTGAGGACATCCGCCGCGTGATTGAGATCAGAAGGCGATCCATCAGCCAACGAAGGAGATCGAGACACAGGTTCGGTCTCGAGCCCGTCTCTCGCAATTGACCCGCAGATTCCTAtcattgttgtttttttttctctccttACAAACACATTACAAAACCCTAATCTTcagggaggaagaagaagaagaagatcaaaggGTGTTAATGAAAAGACGAAACAGAAGTAAATAAAGTTGttcgatttttattatattatattctttttaTGGGCTTCTTTTTATGTTGACTTTCTGTAATCGTCAGGAATGAGATTCCCTAAGAAACCGTTTGCTTTTCAAGTTCCAATATACTATAGTTTGTTTACATTACATACTCTAACCATTCTATGCGTTTCAGATTTCTTTCTCTTAAAACGTTTCTTCTTGTGAGATAAAAACGTCAGAGTTCTCTCCCTAAGATCTTTTATAGagaaagatttttttctttttggttctcGCTGATGGCTGTTCCAACCTCTCTGTAACATGTTTTCCGGCTAAAACCGTAAAGTTAAATTTCCCGCCAAATGTATAAAATTGTGTATTTTGGTAAAATCGTAAAATCTTGTTTTTCTGCGTAGAATTTCTGTTTTCAAATCAAAAccattaaacttttattttttcgccaaaattacaaaaaatatattttcccagTCCAAAAAGTCTCAAGTTAACAAAATCCTACTTTTAAAAGTTTGGATATATTTGTTCATTTAGAGATCATTGACTAATTGGATCTTTAACCCATTTAGATCGTTTTTAATTGGGCGCATTCATGATGACCGGTCACAATGAATTGGACTGGATTTGTCCTTGGGCGAACGGACAGAATCAACTGCTCCAGTGCTCCTGTCCAAACAAAAATTCTCATGTACTCATGTccgaaaaattaattaaataaaattctatttaaatctaaaaaaagtaaaagatcacAAAACCAAAAGGGACTTGCATAATTGCAACTCAACTAAGGCTATTGCGCGGACCATCCAGACCCGATCCATAaaattcagatttgtttctccATAACTTCCAAAAAATTAGTAAGAGTTGGTGTAACTGTAAACATTTGTGTTACTGTGCAACTTAATAAAACTTCAACTAAGTTGTACTTTTAGTAAATGTAAAACttagtaaaatttcaaataattttaattgtattttttacattggcattaatttttttgaaacacattggcaatatgttattttattgtatcttTTACATTGGCAATATGTTCTTTTATTGaagctaaaataaataaaaaaaattttacagaGAAAAGGTAGAGACATTACATTATGAAATGTATTTTACATACACTTAGcaaaatagattaaaattacaTGTTATTACTCATAAACACACAATCAATCTCCAATTGGCCAATCACGAGCAATCAAATGAATTTCATTGTAGAAGTCCCAAGCTGCACATTGCCAGAAACAACGATCACATTTCTATAGTGTTCTTGATTCATCTATGGAGACTACAAACACTTGTTCTATTATTGCAGAACACCAGCAATCATAGCAGACGTTGTGATCTATTCTCCAATAGAGACATAAACATCTCAGGTTTACCATAATCCCAATGGCCAGAGAACGCCCAACTAGTGATCATGTGATACATCTGATTACCATATTCACGAGTAAAATCAGGATAGTTGTGAACCAATCCTCTATGATCAAGGCTAAATGCTAAGTTCATCATATCATCTATGTATTTGGCCAACAAGCATCCTCTCTCACCAGcaagatgattttttttccttccTTCATCAAATAAATGGAAGATGAAGTATTCATACATACCTCGCAAGTAGATGGCCTCTGGATTACCCAGTTGATAGCACTTAAGCCTGAATGTTCTAACAACATTGACCTGATCTATCCAGTCATTCAAGAAAATGAAATCGGCAGATTTGTAAAAGTAATCTTCTCTGCCAACTGCGTTAAACCCGGAAAAGCAACTCTTGCACAACCAAAGTCTTGTATACTGGTTGTTGCTACCTTGGATAGAATCTTGTGAAGCATGGAAGGAGGGAGAGAAGCCAAGCTGAAGTTTGCCATGgagatatatttgttttatcaaGTAAATGAAGAGAAATTCGTTTTATGAAGTAAATAGAGAGATATTCGTTTTATTTATTTGGAGAAGGTGATAATGATCCTCTGACCCATCTACAAGTAGACGCCTCGAGAAAACACGAGTTCATAAGACAATACTTCTCACTGCAATAGTCGCATGCCTTGGATATGAAACTTATGGATTTAAAACTTTGCATAACTTTAGTTGATAAAAATGTATAACTTTGTATAAGTAAGTGAAATAACTGATTTAGATTGTATAAAATCATGAAACTAAGCAAAATTTTAACGATTTATATAGTctaaatataagaaactatgtaaaattatatgaaatttagatattatattgttatatttttgaagaaattatAGCAACAAGCATTATCGAAGATAATAAATGaggataataatatttattttaatttttgttatttaataatttattaccCCAATTACAAGTTGTAACTCTTCCATTTAAGAGTGATTTGATAGACGGCTCCAGAAGGCAAGAGTTCAAAAGACACGACTTCTTTTACACGACTTCTCATGGCAACAATCGCATGCATTGGATTTGAAACTTTATATAACTTTAATtgagaaaaaattataatattgtttAAGTAAGTGAAATAACTGATTTAGATTATCTAAATATATGAAACTAAGCCAAATTTTAACGATTTAgtctaaatatatgaaattatgtaaaattataagaaatttagatattttattgttatattttgCAAGAAATGATGGTAACAAGCAGTATCGGagataataaatgaaaattataatatttagtaaCTTTAATTCTTGttatttattgatttattacCCCAATAACAAGTTGTAACTCTTCCATTTGACTCGAGTTCAGAAGACACGACTTCAGAAGACACGACTTCTCTATCGCTTATGATCATCATTACACTTGCATTTAAACTCCACAACTCTAAACAGTGTACAATCATCATTACATTTGCATTTAAACTCCACCGCAGTAAGTTAAATCGTCTCATTTATTGCGGATAGttagatccaaaaacatttCACTGCAAAGATAAGATTCATCATCTCTAACAAACAATATGTCACACTAGAATAGGCTTTCTGAAGTTGTCTATGACGAAAAGCTCACGTGTTGGCGTTTCAGAGTGAAAATTCTAAGGATCTACCTTTTCTATTCCTATATTATCGGCAATGAACCATACTGGGTTTATTTTCTAGCAGATGAAGGTGTAAGTGCAAAATCATCATCTCTCAAGTTTCTAAACAAGAATacaaaatcaaaacttaatcCTTGAACTTTATTTATGCAGGGAACCAAGATGGAGATGACCATTTATGATGTATATGGAGATAGGTATAGAGGCCTAGAGAAGCAAGAGAGAAAATATGTGGAAATATTTTGAGTCAAAGTTGGCCATGCCTATTCAGGTTTCAAGGCAGAAAAATGTCCATTCAGACTAACTACTACGAGCGATACATAAGTCTACATCATCGATCCTCTGAACAATCAGCTTTACTTTGACTTCAAGAACATCCATGAAATCCCTCACATCAGAAACATGGAAAGAAACTATCCTATAGGTACAAATTCTAactactaaatatattttatatatgtagatGTAAGTAACATAGGCAAAAATACTTATCTGGTAGATACAATGGGAGTGGTCTTCAACACGGAAGCCCATTTCGATGATCATAAAAGGCCAAAGATTGTGTTTTATATAAGGGACAACATGTAAGTATAAAGTAACATATGATCAAAGCAAGATGTTTGCATTAGTGTAATTGACATGTAATTGACACACCTTGTATTATTCATCACAGGGAGAGTCAGATAAAATGTGTGGCAACTGGCCATCATGCTTATGCCTTCCGAGAAGGGTTTCAAAACATGGGAGATCGTGGAGAGGTGATTGTGGTCCTTAAGATGTGGAGGTCTATAGATATATTGGTAAGTGTAGTTTATGTGTTGAGTTTTAAATGtgttagttgagtaaaaccttTCCTAAACTCATTTATACATGTTATGTTGGTCCTATTGAACTATGGTTTGAGACCGAGGATGAATTATCTGACTTCAGGTACAATCTACTTTTGCCAGAGGTTGAGGAGTTCAGGCAGTCTCTACTACGCAGTGACCTTATGTTCAGAAACATGGGCTATAAGGCCTTTGTAAATCTTGTTGTTCTCATTGTTCTCTATCTTCGTATTTGTCTTAAACCTGTTAGTTTGTTGTAAAATTGCTAATGTGTGTTAAAACTCCTATGTTAAATGTTGGTGTAACTTTATGCTTCTAACTTTTTCAATTTtccaattttgtaaaaataagacGTCCTTGAAGTTCTTACTCGTATAAAAAAGTCAAATTTTGTGTTAGTTTCACTTTCTCAATTGTCCAACATCGTAAAAATTAGAGAAACTTTTTCAATAGATCAAACTTTATAATTGTTAAACTTCGCATAACTTAGGCGAAACATACGAAAAACTtagaaaaacagaaaatttaaCTTTATCATAGCTTTAGGAATTACTTGTACATCAAAATTCCTGCAACTACAACGACACTGAGACCCAGAATAAGACAACCTCCTGATATTATTTTGGAACCTTCACTTCTTATTGTTGCTTTGAGAACTTGAACTTCTTCTTCTAGCATTCGAACTTGGTAGTCCAACTATTGTATCTCATCAGTGAAAGCTTAATCAACCCATTTGGAGATGTGATTGTCATTCTCAAGCTACaacattttgttcaaaaaatttaaaagtacagctgttcaaaaaatataaaggtaCAACTTAAGTGAAAATGCTTTCAATAACTAAGGCTAAACGAACGTACCTTCCTTTGAGCCACATAGTGACACCGATAATACCTGCGATATGGATTTAGATTGATTTTGGAGATGAGCTCTGTGATGTGCTCCCTGAACCAACACTTAATAGGTATTCCCGGAGTTCTTATGTGTATCCCAACACTGGTCatggaagatgatgaagcaTACATTATTTCTCTTTCGGGGTTGGGAGAAAATGAAGGTTGAGAGATGGGAAGATAGAGAAAGGGAAAGACATAAAATAaggaaaacccaaaaaaaaggttttaataCTTTGCTTAAACGATTTTGGGGTATGCAAAATTTAGCTAATTAGGAAAGGGGATGGGGGAAAATTAGAAATTCAAAAAAGCTGGTGGGCGGAAAAATTTATCCTACGATTTTCATGATAGAAGTTTCACCAAGTTTGCAGTTTTACATAAAATATCATAGttgtacttttaaatttttttcatttatcttTGTTTTACTCTACTTGAATGACTGATTTCATGGTTATAccaattatattatgttttttagaTTCATTTCTAATATGATTATGTAAACATAAACTTGATTTACAGGCCATAGTAAATTTTCAAATGTAACAAGGTGAATATTTACGAAAAAGCTATAAGAACACAATGTAATTCCTATATGATTACTAATAAGTAAAGAGATGGAAAAGTTATTAGttctgattaaatcataattaacattttcataaataaccaTCTTAGTACTCTTGTGTTTCTTGTGGGGATGTTCATATTTAGTTGTACAAACACAAAATACAAATTTCACCTTTCAACGTTTTCATatgacaaaaatattaaaaccgaAAGTGAAAGATTTACAACCTACTACGATTGTGTTTATTGTGGGGATGTTCATTGTGTTCCTTCTATTCCAAATCAGTACTCacattctcttcttctccatatTCACCCTCACGCTCACTATAGTTTCTACTACATGAGTTTTTTTTCTCAACTTTTGATAGTTGATCGGTTATTTGAACTATTTCTAATTTTTCGATGTCCTCTACATGCAAAATACTTCTTCTTTGTTCTTTATTCACTGATGTTAGATAAACAAACACATCTTCATCATCCAAAATATACGATTGCCTCTTAGGTTTCATCCTCAATGGAATATAACACAAATTCAACCTCTTCATAAACAGACATATTCTCATCTTCATGCATATCCTCTCCTTCAACTGCAATGCGGT
This genomic window contains:
- the LOC103873143 gene encoding zinc finger CCCH domain-containing protein 43 produces the protein MIGICGSIARDGLETEPVSRSPSLADGSPSDLNHAADVLSKELKNVGLDEEKMMSVPGGGDDSKEEEDGVSENESEALYPVRPGAEDCAFYMRTGSCKFGSTCKFNHPLPNPTNIQIARESKVREKEEDADKMRLMDCKYYFRTGGCKYGLTCRFNHTKPNSDVPPSAPELNFLGLPIRPGEIECLFYMRNGSCKFGADCKFNHPDPTTLGGTDSPSFHGNNGGSIGSFSPKSPFQPSSTSWSSPRHANGTAPFIPSMLSQSRGASSQTPEWNGYQATTMYPSERSVFSTSTTYLMNNSSAETSIFTPYKYQKPAEEFPERPDQPDCSYYLKTGDCKFKFTCKYHHPKNRLPKQPPFALNDKGLPLRPDQVICTHYSRYGICKFGPACRFDHSIQLPDSTGSSHVVAEPPQVGANGNESDGWN
- the LOC103873144 gene encoding uncharacterized protein LOC103873144 isoform X1, producing the protein MATGNKGRQLPKFGEWDATNPASAQGFTVIFNQARDDKKTKKTAVAGPESLVTPPVNIEPQRRHNHHNNKRNPQIQREKVPSSFHPQNQILTKKESRLLTDISFFSVLQKGWLCFR
- the LOC103873144 gene encoding RPM1-interacting protein 4 isoform X2, yielding MATGNKGRQLPKFGEWDATNPASAQGFTVIFNQARDDKKTKKTAVAGPESLVTPPVNIEPQRRHNHHNNKRNPQIQREKKGWLCFR